From one Humulus lupulus chromosome 8, drHumLupu1.1, whole genome shotgun sequence genomic stretch:
- the LOC133793719 gene encoding uncharacterized protein LOC133793719 — MQPSKSLQNTNTNLHMETRRKKSTSGDGFSFPSTPFPENHHRRGSSSDFEFGSITPDSPFSNDPCKNSPADHLFFNGRLLPHAFPFQPTSGAIYGLESENSRAMLTSRTSSTSSKDSLMSSRSNSTNSRSSSCSSSARTSSSDNSERRLLYRQSSKTTSVMGRDQRYGGGTNTGSKAVSAQVYGSSQRWQFMAPVPALSRETSLRRKKAAEVSGNNSKNHDEDRRSLPKKKNRTAVVKRLRFGRRVFRWFLAACKECHAIEPSKKKNVRNVKLK, encoded by the coding sequence ATGCAACCAAGCAAATCACTACAAAATACAAATACAAATCTCCACATGGAAACTCGTCGTAAAAAGAGCACCTCCGGCGATGGATTTTCTTTCCCGAGCACACCATTCCCCGAAAATCACCACCGTCGCGGCTCTTCGTCGGACTTTGAATTCGGTAGCATTACCCCAGACTCACCATTCAGCAATGATCCCTGCAAAAATTCCCCGGCCGACCATCTCTTCTTCAACGGTCGACTTCTTCCGCACGCTTTTCCATTCCAGCCAACCAGTGGTGCTATTTACGGGCTCGAATCAGAGAATTCTCGCGCGATGTTAACGAGTCGAACAAGCAGTACTAGCAGCAAAGACTCGCTGATGTCGTCCCGAAGCAACAGCACCAACAGCAGGAGCAGCAGCTGCAGCAGTAGCGCCAGGACGAGCTCTAGCGACAACTCAGAGAGAAGACTGTTGTACCGTCAGAGCAGCAAAACGACGTCGGTTATGGGGAGAGATCAAAGATATGGTGGTGGTACTAATACTGGAAGTAAAGCGGTATCGGCCCAAGTGTACGGGTCTTCTCAAAGGTGGCAATTCATGGCACCCGTTCCGGCTTTAAGCCGAGAGACATCACTGCGGCGGAAGAAAGCAGCAGAGGTCTCAGGGAataacagtaaaaaccatgatgaggaccgGAGATCCCTACCCAAGAAGAAAAATCGGACCGCTGTCGTTAAGCGGCTGCGGTTCGGCAGGAGGGTTTTCCGGTGGTTTTTGGCTGCCTGCAAAGAGTGCCATGCTATTGAACCATCCAAAAAGAAAAATGTTAGAAATGTCAAATTAAAATGA